The Amycolatopsis japonica nucleotide sequence GCCGGTCAGGATGATCGCGAGCGCGATCGTCTCGCCGAGCGCGCGGCCGAGGCCGAGCATCGAAGCGCCGATGTAGCCCGCCTTGCCGAACGGGAGCACCGTGGTGCGGATGACCTCCCAGCGGGTGGCGCCCAGCGCCAGCGCGCCCTCGATATGCGGGGTCGGGGTCCGCTCGAACACCTCACGGGACAGCGAGGTGATGATCGGCAGGATCATCACGGCCAGCACGATGCCCGCGGTGAAGATGGTGCCCCGCAGGTCCGGCGAGACGTTGCCGGCCGCGAAGAGCGGGATCCACGAGAAGGTGTCGTTGACCCACTGCGAGAAGGGCTCGATCGCCGGCGCGAAGACCATCAGGCCCCACAGGCCGTAGATGATCGAAGGGACCGCGGCGAGCAGGTCGATCACGTAGGCGAAGGGCCGTGCCAGCCGCTTCGGCGCGTACTGGGTGAGGAAGAGGGCGATCCCGAGCGAGATCGGCATCGCGATGATCAACGCCAGCAGGGACGAGTACACCGTCACCAGCAGCAGGCCCATGATCCCGAAGCGCATGTCGTCCGGGGTGGTCTGCCAGACCTGGCTGGTCAGGAAGTTCACGTTGTCGGCCTGCAACGCCGGGATGGCCTGCACCAGCAGGAACAGCCCGATCAGGCCGATCAGCGAGACGACGAAGACGCCGGCTCCGGTGGTCAGGATCTGGAAGATGCGGTCACCGGGTCGCACCGTCCTGGAATTGGGGCTCGCGAGGCGCACCGAGGACTGCTCGGGCGGTGACGCGGCAGATTGCTCCGAAATCGGGTCCTCC carries:
- the pstC gene encoding phosphate ABC transporter permease subunit PstC, with product MRPGDRIFQILTTGAGVFVVSLIGLIGLFLLVQAIPALQADNVNFLTSQVWQTTPDDMRFGIMGLLLVTVYSSLLALIIAMPISLGIALFLTQYAPKRLARPFAYVIDLLAAVPSIIYGLWGLMVFAPAIEPFSQWVNDTFSWIPLFAAGNVSPDLRGTIFTAGIVLAVMILPIITSLSREVFERTPTPHIEGALALGATRWEVIRTTVLPFGKAGYIGASMLGLGRALGETIALAIILTGAVGREFTWSLFDGGATFASKIAADYAELNNEISAGAYIAAGLVLFLLTLVVNFIARSVIAKKGD